The Stigmatopora argus isolate UIUO_Sarg chromosome 1, RoL_Sarg_1.0, whole genome shotgun sequence genome segment GTGCCGCTTTACTGGGGCATCGCTTTGAGGATGACATTCACCTCTTCAGCCACAGCAGTCAGGGCAAATTCAAATTGGTCCTGAAAAGAGCAAAGTCAGAGTTTTTCCTTGACTTTTCTTAGATGCAGAAATTTGaggctatttttaaaatatgcttACCTTAGTACGAACCATCCCAGGCCTTTGGTCACGAACGTGTTCCAGTGTTGCAGCAATGTCGATTTCTTTCACACCTTTAGTACAACCgacaccccaaaaaatacagtaatttttCTCCCTTCTAGTGATGATACCACCTAGAAATGTGAAAGCTCACCTTTAGCCATACGGTTAAGAGCCATGTCCATGAGGATGTATGTACCAGTCCGACCTGTCCCGTTACTAAAACCAGAAAATATCAATCACGACGTTTAGTTTTGAATTGAGATTGAGTTTTTATCTTGAAATGAACATCATGACAAACCTGCAATGAACAATGATGGGGCATGAGCGTCCTCGGTAGCATTTATTCACCTTCCTGGGAAGAGATAAGCAGGAAATGTTGGCCGCCATCAATAAATTCAGGATCAAAGTCAatttaactcgttggctgccattgacatagaGGTGGAAGTTGGTTACTCTACTCGTACGAACCAAAAATGCATGATTAAAACTGGCAAGACCATAAGTCTTAACCAATGTGCAGTATATCGATGACTGaattgttgaaaaataaatatttcctttCAATGTGTTTATGTATACAGACTTATAGACCACTTTAAATGACACAAGGGCAGAAATGAAGTGACTAGCTCCAATTGGCAGTGGTACaaactcccagttcaaatggattggacgtctaccgctgTCAATATCAGCCATGGAGTCGAACAAGTTGTTCATTTGAGTGATGGGCCTTTTGCTGCAGCCACATCAGTCCATGATCATTTTTGTGACTATGCAACTGGACCCAGACTACTAGCTGCAAACCACAAGAATGACACAGACAGATATGTTAAACAATAAACCACAGGCATAAGACAAATGTATGTTTCCTTCATCTTATTTTCTTCTGTTCCTGGCATTGTTTTTGAAGTCACTGCGGTTATACCTGCGGAAATCCAGTAGGGGACGTGTGGAACTGGGGATCCCGTGTGCCGGCCAGCTGAGGAAATGGAACTGAGTCAGGGTTCTGGTCTCCTGGGTCTGAACATTCTTCAGGTAAAAGCTTCGCACCAGGAAGTCATTGCACCAGATGTGCTCTGACACCAGGTTCACCTACAAGTAGCCCATGTCACAAGATAATATGACTATAAGTGCCTTCTTCAGTCTTTTGTATATGTGCTGCGCTCACCTCATAGATATGATAGAGCGAGGAGCCCTCATCTGGCCAGTAGCGGTCACACTGCTTCTCCCCTTCCTCCACCAGAGCTGTCATCATGACGATCACAGAGCAACCGGTCTCCCACACCATCTGCACACCGACACATGACATAaacacatctcatctcattttctgaaccgctttatcctcattagggttgcagggggtgctggagcctatcccagctgactccgggccagaggcggaggacaccctgaattggtggccagctgatcacagggcacaaggagacaaacaaccattcacgctcacattcatacctaggggcaatttggagtgtccaatcagcctaccatgcatgtttttggaatgtggaaggaaagcgGAGttcccggaggaaacccacgcaggcccgggaagaacatgcaagctccacacagatggacatgacctaggtttgaacgcaggaccccagagctgataTAAACACATACGTTGTTACAATTTTACACTACACTTGTAATAAAGACGTCTGTATTTTAGAGTTCTTACTTTGCCAAAATATGccatttgttgtttgtttttacatagTGATGGGCAAATGAAATCGAGGCGCTGGAGCTCGTGTCACTCTTCCTGACGCAGAGTGGTTTGAAATGATACGTCGTTGCTTGAGTCATTCACTAATGTCACATGACCAATGACGTCTGAGCCTTAGAAGGTAGCTGAGGTTTCTGACCAGTGAGGTAAAGGCCAAAAACTCTACTCCTAACAttttaagtcaggggtgtcagactcgggttggttcgcgggccgcgttaacgtcaactcgatttcatgtggggtggaccattttagatatgatatttagattttttttaataaatggattaaaagaactggattaaaagctctgaatactcagtttttttatagatctaaaacaatgttattttagctttttttatatatttttagattttacaaaatgatttttgaactaaaaacacgaaaaaaattgattaaaaaattacaattattgatttaaaagggggaaaacaggacatttaatatacatctatactcttcattttaatttgatcctaaaacagaaagtcggcactcatgatttactttcccgggccacacaaaatgatgcagcgggacagatttggcccccgggcctccactttgacacatgtggtctaagtcAAGGCATCGGAATTGAAGTTTTCTAAAATGTTCTTGGCTCATGCATCGATGTTTTCGGACCCATCACGACTTTCGACCCGCGTAATGCCATCTGAACCCCAGTTTTGTGTCCTAGCAATTGAGTCCACACTATGCTTAcaactttttaaacatttttttcttccaaaatcaAAGTACTTTTTGGAACAGGGTATTGAGGCTGTGAAAACATTATAACTGTACACCAAACTGTGCACCTTGCATAAGATCTAATATGAGTCACTCACCTGCCAGAAGTCAGAGATGGTATGGGACAGTGGCCCTTGAGTAGCGATATATGCCGGCATCCGAGGGTCGTGGTCAATCTGAAATGAGGGACCGACAGGATGAGTTGACCGCCAAGTGTTTATTAAACAggtccaaaaaaagtcaaactcaagTCAAACTCACTATGGTACTGGCGTTGATGTAGTCAGAACGAGAAGGGTTGATCTCGGGTTTGAGCTTCACCCTGGTGTGATCGTCTAAGATAACAAAGATATCAAGTATTTGTGATATGTTCCGTGTTGCAGTGCGACAGGCTGAAAGGTGCTGTCGGGACTCACAAGGCAGCGAGTGGTGGAAGCGGTTCTTCTTGAAATTAGATTCACTCAGAGCCACGGTAACACTGCTGGGCTCTGCCTGGTAGGAACAGAGAGCTTCCCACTCCTTCAGCAAACGGTCTTTATTCTTCAAGTGGTCCTCCATGTATGCCTGTTTTAAAATGGAACCATGACAATCAGTTCCTTTTGCAGACGCTACTTGCAAAAAGTTTTGTTGAGATATTCAGTGATGACAGCAAACAGAAAATTACAAGAATTTCAGCAGGAAAATTTGGTTGCTAACTTTTTCAGggcctattttaaaattgagaATCTTGtcttcaattacattttttatagggCTGGTTCGGTAAGGAGACATGTAGCTATGGAATGAGGAACACATTGTTCAGGTGTCTCAGTTGCCCCCAAAGCAAAATATAGTGGTGTCAAAGTCACTGTTGCGCAAAAAACATTTACGGTATTTTCGCAAATAGCTGTTTGTCTGGTTACCACCTAAAATAGATCATTTTTCCCAAATGTATGCATGCTCAACTCAGATTACTAAAGGCCATAACAAAGAagaaacaaatgtatttttctgataAAAGACTCATCTTTCATTTGGTAGTCTCTGTGTTTACAGAAAATAACTAGAATTGTCAATGTTTCACTGCTTCATTGCACAATACAGTGAGCCAGCAGTCAAGAGCCTCTCATTGGACACTTTTGATGGAAACAAAAGAGAACTTTTGAAACGTACAAGAATCAGGTGCCCAGTGGAGATATCCATATTTGCCTGTGCTGGCTCCTCACACCATGACGGCGTGCTGCTGATAGAGCTAGGACTGGGCTGGGCTGCGTCGCTGAACTGGGATGACACGCTGCTCACTCTCGAATCGGCGCTCCCTGCTGTTCCACATCCTCTGCCGGCGCCAGCAGCGTTCGTCCCACCCACGGCACCGAGGGCAGCTGCTTCCAGGCGTCCAAAAGCACCTTTGGATGCCATACGCTGGCGACACAGGTCCTGGTGAGCCAGTTATGCATGTCTTCAGTTGTTAACTTGGTTCTTTTTGTATTCACTAAACTTAAAATGTCTCCAATCTCATTAAGAAAGCATCTCACAGGTGCACATATCTATGTACTTTTTGCCCCAAAATTAGAGTTTTGCAGAAATTTGAAAAGACAAACTCCACCATTCAGTATATAATGCCAAATTTACTTCGATTCATTTTGATCTCAGATCAGGGGAAAAAATCCAATGTTGGAGCagaaaacaaacaggaagtgctCTCATGGGAGTTTAATGACCAGCAATCATTGTTTTCCACTCTTAATTGAGGCAGGGTTTGAAATCATATCCCTTTTTTATTGTTCTGTTCACCTGCTTAGACATGGAGGATAGTACATTTGAGTGTCTTTACGGGCACATTTGTATACTCTGATTGTGGTTGTTTATATAAGATTGTTtattcgggggggggggggaaacaacGGGACATAAAAGGGTTTAGGGCTCTACAGTGAGAAATTtagaaaagaggaaataatgatacaaaatatcaaattaaataaatatgctACCTAATGTAAGTAGCATTGTTATCTCAATATGACTACTCTTACCGAGGGGACACCACCTGAGTACGGGATACAGGACATCGTTCAGATAAGAGTGTGATTAGGTAAGGTGAGGGCATAGGCAATGTTACTAATGTGTAATGGGAAACCCAATATTGGGACATTTGGATATCAACGCGTCTATATCTTACATTTTGCTATGTCGTTGCTAATCCTGGCAGTTTTGGTATATACCAGTACATGTCTAGCTGCTATATGCATGACTGAAAGccgctagaccaggggtggccaagtccggtcctcgagagcccctatccagtctgttttccatgtctccctccaccaacacacctgaatcaaatcatcaggTTCGGTATCAAGCGTCTGGACAGCTTActaatgagttgatcatttgattcaggtgtggtagaggagggagatatggaaaacagagtgGCTAGGAGCTCTCGGGGACCAGACTcggccacccctgcactagactcTAGCGACTCTCAGTCATGCATATACCCAACCTAACCTTGTGTTAGTCATGCGAAGAATGAAACTAATGCGTGTCAGTTGTCAGATGTGCTTGACGTAGTTCCCGCCACCCCAGTGGGGGAGCAAGCATcatcaacaatggctggctctagaggtgaccgtgtagttcccttaaaaaacagtgctttcagccaaagcaccttctctatTCATACCTGGAGCTCAATACCAATTATACatatacgtgaactcccgttgctgaacctcttcgccaatcatcttagagcctggctgttagacggaCAAAATTGCAATCACGACGCTGTCGAAaattgtgctacgtgtgtgtatgtgtctaaTCTTTGTCATCGTTTACcttgtacctacacaagggacaaaagatggaaattagcccacggctacaatcttacatatttacatatatatgtatgttcattatgaatataaatatgttcattaatatgtgctgtcccttatcaaataaatcaaagcacaaACAGTGTTTGTGAACACATGTTGATTTATCTAATTTTTGTGGAATAAATGGAGATTTTGTTCACCTCAAAGTCTGGATTGTACCATATTGGAGAGAATTTGCACAGTACTAGCTGTGATTGAGTGATCTCCATGCATTTCCACATTGCTTTTATCGTtggaataataatatataagaATGCGTGCAAGTCCCTACTTTTTACACGTTCTTACCTGGTACTCCTGGTGGCTGAAGCTTCCACCCTGCGGCGCCAGGCCCAGTTTCTTGGCAGCCAAACGGTGGGCATGGTGGCGCAGGCAGGTGACACTGAGGGCTGCCAAAAGGATGCCAACAATGCAGGCGAGAGCCACCAAGGTAGAGGAAACCCAGCGAGAGCCAGTTTTGACTCGTGTGGCCACAGGTGACGCTTTGGCAAACTTCTCCACTTGCTgacaaaacaaaaccattttaaaaaagataaaaccaaataatCTTGTTATCTTATTCTCATTTAGGGTAACTGTTTCATTCCATCTAATGTATGTCTGTTTGTTGTCACCTGGTTGTCGCTGTGCTGCAAAACTTTCAGACTTGTCTCAGATTTCTGAATGTTCTTATCTGTGAGCGTATTCAGAATTACAACTTTGTTACTATTGAATACTTGAGAATGGCCAACCTACAACAGCGATACAATATTAACCTTCTTTCTCCGATAGGTTCTCTTCGTTTGGCTTCGTCCCGTAAGTGGTCGTTACACCCAAATCACTGGCGGAAGGACAGAAAAGAGTATTTGTCAAAGAAAGTCATCCCAAAAGCGTTTTGCCCATGTAAGACATACATGTCAGATCTGTTTTGTTCCACCTTGCCCACTTGGGGAGGGCTGATATTCTTTGGGACCACCATTGGTTTAGAATACTTTATGATCGGCACTGTATCTGGGGCGGCGATCTTGTTCTCGCTGAAACTCTCTGTGACCTGATGAATGACAACATttgtgtaacaaaaaaaattacattttgaagATTTTCCAAACTGAGATAAAAATGTTGACATAAAAAAGATGTTGAGTATTTCAGTGTTTAAACAAATGTTGTTTAGTGGCCAGAATcataaaatatatgaaaaatggCTTAAATTGGAAGACTGAAGGAAGGTAGtcaagaagaaaggtatcaaaatttaaaacaaaattagaattaagtttagtgtatggttagattaaacttatttttgagtgtgtctgcatcgtaatccaagttcatttagatttgtttatgttatgttacgagcgcgttaccAAACTTTCATTTTGGAAACAAAAATGGATACATATTTTATACTAAGCAAAAGAATAGTTCCAAAATAAACCATGTCTGCATGTGGACAAGTCATGACACTGACCTTCTTCCATGAGCCGACATTGTTTCCATAGTTTTCTGAAACGTGGAGACATCAAAGATCAGCGCTAAATTCCTGCATTGTACGCTCCCTCAATTTACGTCAATATTATTATCGATGGTGTCGAGTACACGTTAGAAGGATGTTGAAACCTTTAATGGCTTTGAGGCCAAAGGACTTCTCCAGCTGCATCTGCTTGTGCAGAGCCGCTGTTAGCTGTTCGGGGGACAAATCTTCAACATCCAGGCCGTATTTGTCTAGCAGCCGCTGAAGACGCGCCACAGAGCTTTCTGCAAAACAGATAAACATCAGATAGAATACTATTGGATCTTGAAATACGGTGAAATTTAACAGATTACAACTTCGCGGCGCCATGTTCCAATACAGAGAGTCATCGAGTTATGACCAGGTTCTGTTTTGTTCcagtcaaaattgtcatcaaaataattaatattaaaaagtaaaatagatTCATTCATAAATCGTCTGCACCGCGCATTCTtataagggttgctggagcctctcccagctgattttgagtgaaaagcagactacaccttagactggtcgccagtcagaccTAGGGCACAttgagagacagacaaccattcgcatttacaatcacatacctgtcaacttataagtttttcctgtattttatatgtttattgatcatttcaaattgtgtacggtgtataacaacttttgtacgggattctttttgtaaaaccgatctcgttttacccatttcggctctaatccggatcgtctcggtcactggtagcagacgaaaacgtcatcatcgactgctttaagcatgatatgccctttcacacatccgccttttcactatataaatatagcgcgtcagcaagcaatgtacccagacaatcaagctgtcagcgtcatacagcgacatctacacaatcttgaatttcGTGCATACAAAAGGTGCATCGACTGAATGAGCATTACGTCCACTTTGCGGTCAATTTtagcaccctatgtgagtaaatatgtgcagtgttgcatttgtatggtttttatcgctaaataaggggaattgcaatcattaattggctgaggttgacaggtatgcaatcatACAACCACCAGCGGAAATGAAGCTCGCGATTGCCCGCACCgaaggcaagtgaaccactacacaatCAGGTGGCTAAAGTAAGGTACATTAAAATCATAATTGCTGATGGGTAAATGGAATGTTAGGGTTTTCAATGACTACTGCGGCGGCAACAAAACCAAAACTTCTCCACCATTCCCTTCTGTCACGCCAGTCAATAATCGATCATGAAGCAAACATGCAAGCCGATTTGTTATGTAACTTATTTTTAGGTTACGTGATCCAGAggttgtttgactttgactgtcAGCGATGTAAGGTTTGTGTCGGCCAGGTAAGATTTGTGAAAACACAAAACTGCATTTGATGACAAGGCATTTAACGTTGGCCTGAACGCCGCATCTTTACGGATGTGTGTCAGTATCGTTCTCCTTACTccatgctttttgcttttgcttagtTTTCATGGTCATTGCTATTCTTTTGGCTCAATTTAGAAGATGCACCAGAAACTTTTGGTGCAGAAGACTTAAGCGCCATAAAGTCGAAAGGTCGTAGGTCGAGGACATCGTAACCCAAAGACTCCCCGTATTCAAACAAAGAAGTGAACAGTTGTACTTTTCTCACCGTCCAGTCCCGCCAAAGCGTCGTACTTCGACGCTACCTTGCTCTGCGACCGAAGATTTTCAACTTGGGAAATGTAATTCTGGTTGTAGCCCAGTGGTAAGTCAATCTCTTTGAAGGCGGAAGCTGACGCTAAAGATTGTGCAGGTGCCCCCCTGGGGCGAGAATCAGCCTGGACAGGGGCGTCTAAGTAATAGGACACCAAATTCTGTAGAAGTTGCTGGTCCCTGTTGAGAGCTTTTCCTCTGGATCTGGAGCGTGGATGGGAGAAGCGGATGAATGGAGTAGTTGGGTTATCTTCCAGGGAATTCAGGGAACGTTCAACTTCATCCTGATGAGAATAATAACAGAATTGAAGCATAAATAGTGAAAACCTTTTACATCAAGTGCTTCCCTTTTCCTCCACTGTAAATGTCTTTAACAAAGCGCGCCAACATGGTGTTCAAAAACATGATCTTTATATcatcaacatttaaaatattactgatttaaaatatCACGGCACCGTAAGATTTTTATTAGATTTagtctgttttttgtttcttttttttagacaaaaacCTTTTCAATAGTTGATTCAATACCTACAAGAACATTTACATTGaacttgaatttgaattgaacTTTGGCCTGCAAAAAACTCAATTTGCAGActccccaaaacatttttttaatgaaaaattccCATTGAATGTCGTTGACACATTcgtatcgtgtgcggtcgattggtcgcgggcgaccaaaagaccggcgaccaatcgaccgtgtacccattc includes the following:
- the LOC144077080 gene encoding receptor-type tyrosine-protein phosphatase-like N isoform X1; protein product: MKGRRPRVVVCVLFLFLLTASCRLSTAARHGCLFEKKLCPRDERCNDDGLFGQCGSPHHDPIQYVVSAPALYKLQELLEDLMAQGMTWRDDITQAIVGQALSHIPTISSSQLLQRKQLLTPRAILRAGETGDKQRIQKYIDYLTMEPSPSSMHGQMPILDSQMYNQDEVERSLNSLEDNPTTPFIRFSHPRSRSRGKALNRDQQLLQNLVSYYLDAPVQADSRPRGAPAQSLASASAFKEIDLPLGYNQNYISQVENLRSQSKVASKYDALAGLDESSVARLQRLLDKYGLDVEDLSPEQLTAALHKQMQLEKSFGLKAIKENYGNNVGSWKKVTESFSENKIAAPDTVPIIKYSKPMVVPKNISPPQVGKVEQNRSDIDLGVTTTYGTKPNEENLSEKEDKNIQKSETSLKVLQHSDNQQVEKFAKASPVATRVKTGSRWVSSTLVALACIVGILLAALSVTCLRHHAHRLAAKKLGLAPQGGSFSHQEYQDLCRQRMASKGAFGRLEAAALGAVGGTNAAGAGRGCGTAGSADSRVSSVSSQFSDAAQPSPSSISSTPSWCEEPAQANMDISTGHLILAYMEDHLKNKDRLLKEWEALCSYQAEPSSVTVALSESNFKKNRFHHSLPYDHTRVKLKPEINPSRSDYINASTIIDHDPRMPAYIATQGPLSHTISDFWQMVWETGCSVIVMMTALVEEGEKQCDRYWPDEGSSLYHIYEVNLVSEHIWCNDFLVRSFYLKNVQTQETRTLTQFHFLSWPAHGIPSSTRPLLDFRRKVNKCYRGRSCPIIVHCSNGTGRTGTYILMDMALNRMAKGVKEIDIAATLEHVRDQRPGMVRTKDQFEFALTAVAEEVNVILKAMPQ
- the LOC144077080 gene encoding receptor-type tyrosine-protein phosphatase-like N isoform X2, with translation MKGRRPRVVVCVLFLFLLTASCRLSTAARHGCLFEKKLCPRDERCNDDGLFGQCGSPHHDPIQYVVSAPALYKLQELLEDLMAQGMTWRDDITQAIVGQALSHIPTISSSQLLQRKQLLTPRAILRAGETGDKQRIQKYIDYLTMEPSPSSMHGQMPILDSQMYNQDEVERSLNSLEDNPTTPFIRFSHPRSRSRGKALNRDQQLLQNLVSYYLDAPVQADSRPRGAPAQSLASASAFKEIDLPLGYNQNYISQVENLRSQSKVASKYDALAGLDESSVARLQRLLDKYGLDVEDLSPEQLTAALHKQMQLEKSFGLKAIKENYGNNVGSWKKVTESFSENKIAAPDTVPIIKYSKPMVVPKNISPPQVGKVEQNRSDIDLGVTTTYGTKPNEENLSEKEDKNIQKSETSLKVLQHSDNQQVEKFAKASPVATRVKTGSRWVSSTLVALACIVGILLAALSVTCLRHHAHRLAAKKLGLAPQGGSFSHQEYQRMASKGAFGRLEAAALGAVGGTNAAGAGRGCGTAGSADSRVSSVSSQFSDAAQPSPSSISSTPSWCEEPAQANMDISTGHLILAYMEDHLKNKDRLLKEWEALCSYQAEPSSVTVALSESNFKKNRFHHSLPYDHTRVKLKPEINPSRSDYINASTIIDHDPRMPAYIATQGPLSHTISDFWQMVWETGCSVIVMMTALVEEGEKQCDRYWPDEGSSLYHIYEVNLVSEHIWCNDFLVRSFYLKNVQTQETRTLTQFHFLSWPAHGIPSSTRPLLDFRRKVNKCYRGRSCPIIVHCSNGTGRTGTYILMDMALNRMAKGVKEIDIAATLEHVRDQRPGMVRTKDQFEFALTAVAEEVNVILKAMPQ